The Cololabis saira isolate AMF1-May2022 chromosome 18, fColSai1.1, whole genome shotgun sequence genome contains the following window.
aggagCAGCAGTATGAGTATcaacaaataaattaaacaatttAACATTTAGTTGTACAAGTgaacctacggaagagtattagggccatgcaagagaaaaaaaatttgagagtggaagattttttttattgtgcacttcgagaaaaaagtcgtaatgtcgtgaacaaagtcaaaatttcgccatTTTTTCCTCAGCATTTCaacttgtatttttctcctgcctggcccaatactcttccgtagttcctTCTTCGAAATAGACACCGTTGTTTGCACAATCGCtttaaagtccttatactgataataattccatgctgatgtgccaaaaggtgaagtatttccttatttgtgaaaccgataccaaaatataacttcacaagatgctcaatattcctcattttaacacagggagaagactgttttttactcgagtaaagtataaaagtactggtttcaaaactacttaaagtataaaagtaaaagtaatgtaagggggaaaaaagccattaaggacaaaagccattgaaaatgaatgcatcttagtataatgcaaatatattaaagaaccatatatgtgaactattgagcattaaaatgtgtttcagagagcagaagatatgatgactagttgcctataagtattgtaatggtgcaaaaagtcaaacttcagaggcgtgttatcatttatcctaacctttattggaatgtacatccaagtttagttgcaggaatctgagggcaacggatgtaagaacaaaactggacaagaacatctgaaacaaccacaaccaaattcactctatccagatggagcaatttaactggatagttttttttttaaaggccgaaatgaaatagagtaacaaggctgtttttaaaatgtaaggagtaaaaagtacagataattgtgtgaaaatgtaaggagtaaaagtaaaaagtcgtctgaaaaataattactccagtgaagtatagataaccaaaatttctacttaagtaaggtaacaaagtatttgtacctCGTTACTTAACAcctctgttattattattattattattattattattattattattattattattattattattattattattattattattattgcacagtggttgattactctgagactctattggTGCTTTTCCCCTAGTAggctactcagcccgacttgactcgcctcgcctcagtttggcactttcccactaggggtctaacgtgccaagtagatactttttctgtaactattctgccgaggttctaagcgggctgagtcgggctgtatctgccGTCATCACACTACGAACGatgaccaccgattggtcagggggttggagtcagacgtctgagtcaggaggtggaaatcagtgaaagagcaaCTCTTTCATTTTATTCGTCAGGCAATGaaagcgcaaaagtctgtttcatgatccaactctgaggtgcagatgttcataaacatgGTGGCTgtggagagaattaaaaagggatctagatgggcgataagtaacaacaagatctaccaggagctctgtcacttcatagctgctcgcggctaccaacggacttttcagcagcgccaagatgaacaaagaaaattaaaaagcgttgcagcttgaagcttctcttgatctaattttttaacttgatatcgaacacaagtcacagacccagcagcacatcaaatatgtcacagcagcttcgctccaaccctcctacttctgctccaggtgctgaattgtaatggaaaaggaaccaggccgagttgagtcgagccgagctgagagaGCCGAGTatatactagtggaaaagtgccattaggacctcggcagagtagttaaagaaaaagtatctactcggcacgggtagacccctagtgggaaagatccaaaccgagtggaggcgagccgagccgggctgagtaggttctagtggaaaagtgccatatgagtaacgagagttcatcagagcaacagcttgggggaagaaactgtctctgagtctggaggttttggcctACAgggctctgtagcgccgtccaggggggaggagaaaaaaaaaaaaaaaaaaaaaaacatacaaaacccatgaaaacacaacaaacaaataaacaaaggtTGTAAAGTATGAATAATTAACACAATCACACACATTTCCAGAAAGAGGTGCAAAATATTCAAAACGATACACAAAATTGACAACAAAAGGATAAAGAATAGTTTCAACAGATTGAAAACGAAGGACCAAATGgccaaaatgaacaaaaaaagagatGTAAGACAAATTAATTGagatcaatcaatctttatttcaaTAACGCTTTTCGCAGATGAAAataccaaagtgctttacaataaaATGTGGAGTGAACTAAAgtgaaattaattaaaacacaaaatgtatagACAATAATAGAAATATTCAAGTAGGAAAATACACCAGATAGAGTGATGGCAAAATAATCATGGAAAAATAACCAAAAAGAATATAGATAGATATAAAAATTCTTTGTTGTAAAGACAACAGAAtgatgcaaaaataaataaataaaataaataagtgacaataaataataaataaatattatttggGAAAATATTATGATTCAACATCAtatgattcattacaaattaagtGCTTAGGAGTTTAGCAATTAAGCAGTTAAAGTTAAATAGGTTTTACTATGATGTATGTATACTCTACTGGTATTCTTCAAAATTTGAGACCGGTGCTTATATATTATGGGTAGGAtgtaggatattactatattaggCAGGTaggatattattattgttattatattatattatattatattatattatattatattatattatattatattatattatattatatattatattatatatatatatatatatatatatatatatatatatatatatatatatatatatatatatatatatatatatatatatattatattatattatatatattatatattatcattaatatattattattattattattattattattattattattattattattatattggtaggatattactatattatggGTTCTGAAGCAATGTTCATTCGGTCAATACTAACAATTAGGATATAAAGATCTTGcttgttatcattattattgacaacaacaataatatattgttattattattattattattattattattattattattattattattattattattattattattattattattattattattattgtgtctcACAATCTATCTTTTCTCATTCATTAGGATTTTAAATATTGGATTAATGTGACCTTGAAAGAACATGCTTGAGTAGTAAGCTACATCAAAGTGTGACATTCATAATGACTTTCATTTAAATCAATATGAAAGTGCAATCTCACATTTGAAAGTTGTCTTTTGGGCGCCAATGTATGCAATACCATCTTTATGAATCTGGATAAAAAATCACAACTTCAGAAGTTgttgtaaatgtattttataaacTGATAtcaagtaaatgtatataatataaaatgtgtctttattaTGTCAGTAACTTGCTCTTCAACAGAAACGCTTGTGCACCCCGCCCCTCTCTCTCCAACCTCCACGTCACACACTAATCATAAAGAAACCGTTTGAATGAATGATAAGACGTGTCTGAAAAAACTGGTTGTAAAACTAAATTTGAGATCACAATGCCTACTAAATAGTTACATAATGTTTTACAATTGCAGCCCAAAGTGTTTTAATGTGCTAAATATTACAAGTTTGAGTGATTATTTTAAATATCAAAGCTCGAATGGCGTCAACGATTGTTAATGGATTGTTGCCGTTGGAGTTTTTTTTGGGTTGTGCGCATGCGTACTGGCGTGCAGTGTCTTTGGGTGTCGTCGGAATTTAAGGGTTCGGTTGTTTCCCGTATGAACATCGGTTTGTTAACGTTTACAACGTTCGGGATTATAAATCAACACGTTGAAAAATCACCGAATtaacacattttgaaaaaataatcattttGATTAATAATTAATAGGGTACATTTTGgattaataaaaacaaagcaacaCAGACACTTGTAGGCTACTTGAATGATcacgtgttcgtttgtctggtgtaccataagaaaaccaatgaacagaatcaaatgttaatataagcttttattatatcatgcacaatgttctGTTGAAACTATTCTTTACACTTGTTTTGTCAATTTTGTGTATCGTTTTGAATATTTTGCACCTCTTTCTGGAAATGTGTGTGATTGTGTTAATTATTCATACTTTACaatggcaaggcaaggcaaagcaagtttatttgtatagcacaattcaacacaaggtaattcaaagtgctttacatcaacatttaatttttcatttcatttcatttattccattcatggtatatcttcttgataatgttgtacaaaattccaagaagtacacattatcaccatgaaagaaaaggagcaggaagaagaaaacgtatgatacctgcccctctctgttaataccattacgttgacttactgaacaccaatctatctatacacatatttataaacaagaaaacaaacaaaaaaaaacactcttccatctattttttcctctttgtcgttcttcttttttgtaggtacttatcttttcttttttaaacatttcttaagctgatacaaacgtgtgcaacttttcagtttcttgctttgtccatgccatatttttacacctgtaacagaaatacacatttgttttatgtttagccttgcaaaagtatgtttgaaatcaaatttaagtctgttatcctcatcctccaacattaaaagcggcaagacacaattaaacagtaaattacaaataaaatgaaataaaatgataagaaaataggtaaaaattgtatatgttaataagaactGCCATTtgactatttactgtacagtgaccGAAAATAACcgacttgtttgacctgacttggccaataaaccggATTCTGATTCTgtacaatcttatagaaaaaaccCATCGtacttttaacaatttcatacAATCCTAACATACTCTTAATACTAGATCGTGCTCTTTGACTAGTTGTGAGACGTCGGAGCCGCGGCGGGGTCCGTGAACGCAGCAGCAGCGTGAGCCGTGTGGAGGAGGAAGTGGCGGCTGATCTGGGTCCGCACCTTTTCCGGTAACACAGCACCGCCACGGCTGGAGACGGAGAGGCTGCAGGAGAGACACCGAGAGCGGCCAGAGCGGGGAGAATCGGCCCGGGGAGCGGGGGATGATTGCTGCACACGCAGGTAATGATCCCACTCTCTCCGTTTGATTGTTCGCATGAGAACAATCTCCTCAGTGAGGGTGTTTTTTTTCGGATCCAAAGTTGTTGGCCGCACTAACAGCCTTCTCTGGACCGCTCCTATGTCACAGGGGGAAGAGAAGAAAGTCGGATGAATCAATGACCTTTTGGTTCCCCTCTGGATGCCCTGGCACAGAAACGGACCGGACAGGTTATATCCACTTCTGTGATTGCTTtcctaagaaaagaaaaacgtgCTTTGAGATGCATAAAGGGGAATAAGCTTGAGGCCAAAGTGTGGAGAGCCGGCAGCCGAGGAGGAAGTGGGAACCCCGGGTTGGACTGGGCCTGATTCACCCTGCCCGCCTTCAATTCAAATAAGTGATTACATAAAAGtcccttcatcttttttttttttttttttttttgtaaaagattCAACTCAAGAGCGAGAAGAGTTTATTCTAAGGGGAAGAAAAACTCTATGCTCAAAGCTGATTTCAAAAGAAGGGGATGTCATTTTTTCTTCCTACAACGGAGGGCAGTGGATTATGAAAATATATCTCCACCCAATTCTGCTCCATTCATACAGCTCCAATTGATTTACTCAGGTCACACCACCACAGTCCAGTTAATTGTACTGCACAAACTTGAAAACCATCACGTGGAGGGCTTTACTTTTTGAACTGTTAACTTTTCCCCTCACTAGAGAagtgttacttttttttcttcttcttccaacAAAGTATTTATGCACAACAAACAAGATGGGGAAAATGCTTTCAAAGATCTTCGGCAACAAGGAGATGAGAATACTGATGCTTGGACTTGATGCTGCTGGGAAAACTACGATCCTGTACAAGCTGAAACTGGGACAGTCGGTCACCACCATCCCCACGGTGGGGTTCAACGTGGAGACGGTCACCTATAAGAATGTGAAGTTCAACGTGTGGGACGTGGGCGGACAGGACAAGATCCGGCCCCTCTGGAGACATTACTACACGGGCACCCAGGGCCTGATTTTCGTGGTGGACTGTGCTGACAGGGACAGGATCGACGAGGCGAGGCAGGAGCTCC
Protein-coding sequences here:
- the arf6a gene encoding ADP-ribosylation factor 6a; its protein translation is MGKMLSKIFGNKEMRILMLGLDAAGKTTILYKLKLGQSVTTIPTVGFNVETVTYKNVKFNVWDVGGQDKIRPLWRHYYTGTQGLIFVVDCADRDRIDEARQELHRIINDREMRDAIILIFANKQDLPDAMKPHEIQEKLGLTRIRDRNWYVQPSCATTGDGLYEGLTWLTSNYKS